The Vitis riparia cultivar Riparia Gloire de Montpellier isolate 1030 chromosome 10, EGFV_Vit.rip_1.0, whole genome shotgun sequence genome includes a region encoding these proteins:
- the LOC117923008 gene encoding secretory carrier-associated membrane protein 4-like: MIRQNDPNPFDEEEVNPFSKVATAPGSRSRVPPAASANLGFNDKYDATVDIPLDTLNDSNKKEKELAAWEADLKRKEKDIKRREDAVSKKGIPTEDKNWPSFFPIIHNDIANEIPVDAQRLQYLAFASWLGIVLCLVFNIIAVTVCWIKGGGAKIFLLAIIYALVGCPLSYVLWYRPLYRAMRYSVTSYSFFDFPVPLSCSLHFKPTYMCNTS, encoded by the exons ATGATTCGTCAAAACGATCCGAACCCGTTCGATGAGGAAGAGGTCAATCCATTCTCG AAGGTTGCTACTGCTCCTGGATCAAGGTCGCGCGTTCCTCCAGCTGCGTCTGCAAACCTGGGATTTAATGACAAATATGATGCTACTGTAGATATTCCATTGGACACACTGAAT GATTCtaacaaaaaagagaaagaacttGCAGCTTGGGAGGCTGATTTGAAACGGAAAGAAAAG GACATAAAACGGAGGGAAGATGCTGTGTCAAAAA AGGGGATCCCAACTGAGGATAAAAACTGGCCTTCGTTCTTTCCTATTATCCATAATGATATAGCCAATGAAATACCGGTTGATGCTCAAAGGTTGCAGTATTTGGCTTTTGCGAGTTGGTTAG GAATAGTTCTTTGTCTTGTATTCAATATTATCGCAGTGACTGTTTGTTGGATTAAAGGCGGGG GTGCCAAAATCTTTTTGCTTGCAATCATCTATGCTTTGGTTGGATGCCCCCTTTCATATGTGCTATGGTATAGGCCTCTCTATCGTGCAATGAGGTATTCGGTCACATCTTattctttctttgattttcctGTTCCTTTGTCTTGCTCACTTCACTTCAAGCCAACCTATATGTGTAATACTTCCTAA